The segment ATCACCTCCAAGCTGATAGGTGAACAGATATTGATTAACGAAGATGTTTTTAACGGTGTGTTGGAAGAAGGTGCACTGGTTGACAGAAGAGCCAGTGACAATACAGCAACCAACGGAGTTCTGCATGATGTAACAGAAAATTACCAGATTAAAAAGAGAAACCCAGTGCGGGTTTATTTTGACCTGGCAGATCAACCAGAAATTAGAATACTTCCGGCATTTAGAAGATTAGGAGCGCCTTTAGTAAGATTCCCGGTTGGGTCTTTTAAAGATATTCATTTTGAAGGCTCCAATAACCCCACCATTACATACCAGCCTGGTTCTGCCGGGAACTCAGACGGATATGCTTTTGGAGACTACTTAGAGGTTAGGATGAGTGCGAACGTAGCCAGGCTGGTAGAATTTACTACTCCTACTATTGTGAAAGGAAGATACAGAGTATGGGTGGCTTACAGAACCATAGGAAGATCAGCGCCCTTACAAGTATATTTTAACAACCAAGTGCTGCCAAGAACCATTGATATGACGCAATTTTATCCTGGCGGAAACGAAAGAGAATTGTTGGCCCAGGGTATTAAGCGCTATATAGCCGATTCACCAGGTAACACCATGGCAAGGCTAGCCGGTACCATCACGGTAGAAACAACCGGAAGACACAAAATTAAATTCATGGGCCTTACAAATGACATCGGGGTCCACAGGATTGATATGATTCAGTTTATTCCGGAAGACCAGGACCAGCTATATCCTAAAGTAGCAAGGGATGGTACCTTGGTTCAGGAATAGAATTGCCTAGCAAGAAACTTTAAGTTTACCCTATTAGGTACACTGGCAGTAATGGTTAGAACTGCCAGTGTACTCTAAAGATGATTTTGTCTATAATTAATCAATAGAAATGGACGTATTTAAAAAATTGCTGATGCTCGCATTAATCCTGGCAGGTTTCTCAGCCTGTAAAGATGCTTGGGAGGATCATACGAAGTTGAATGACCCTGCATTGAGTAGTAACTTAATGCAGGAGATTAGCATAAACCCTAGGACTAGCCGGTTTAGTGAATTGCTTGTTCAAACAGGCTTATCTGAGGTGCTGGGATCTTCTAAATCATTCACAGTTTGGGCCCCTTCAAATGAGGCATTGCAGAATTTAGATCAGAATGTTCTCAATAACCCAGACAGGTTAAAGCAGTTTGTAAGCAACCATATCAGCTATCAGCAATATTTTACCCATACTACGCTGCCTGCTTCGTCTCAGATTAAGACGTTAAGCGGAAAAAATATTTTCTGGAATAAGTCAGCGGGTACGGTAGATGGGGCAAGAATCGCAGTCGCAAATTTGTATGCCGGTAATGGAGTATTGCATCTAATTGATGCGCCTCTTACTCCCCGCTTGAATTCCTGGGAGTTCCTGATCGGTACCAATCTTAGTCCCCGCCAGAAAGCCTACATGCAATCTTTGGAGGAAAGGGTTTTTGTAGATAGTCTAGCAGTACAAACAGGAGTAGATCCAACGACCGGAAAACCTGTGTATGATCCTGCTACCGGCTTTGTACAACAAAACCAATTTTTTCAACGGGTATATAATATAGCCAATGAAGATTCTGTCTATACCTTCATCATGCTGACAGATGAAGCTTATACTGCAGAGTTTAACAGATTCCAGAAGTTCTTCGCCACCAGTACTGCTGATAGTACCAATGCGCTGACAAATTGGGCAGTAACTAAAGATCTTGCCTTCAGAGGAATCTATACAAAGGAGACTTTACCGCAGACTCTGGTTTCCAGATCTGGCGTGCAGGTAAGTATCAATAAGAATGCAGTTGTACGTGAAGAGCGTACCTCTAATGGGATAGTGTTGTTGGTAAATAGCCTTACTGTTGCAAACCAGGAGAAAATCAGGCCAATCAGGGTAGAGGGCGAATCCATCTTTGACATTAGAGCCTCACGGTTAAGTCATCCTGATAGAGCAGGCAATGTCTCCATTCAGACAAGAAGAAGCGCAATACCAGGTGAGACTTTCAGATACCTTCGTGCTACTGGTCACGGCATCTCTGGTTTATGGTTAAGGTATGTGATTCCAAATGTGAACTCAACCAAGTACAAAGTTTATTGGAGCGTCATTAATGATTTCCAGGCTGCTTCTTTTAATCAAAGATTAGTACTTGGAACACCAGATGCCACAGTATTCCCCTATAAAGCTGTAGAGGCTTCGTCTTTGCCCGTGCGTCAGGAACTGGGAGAGTATTCAGTGGCTAAATACGGCAATTTAAATGCCTTCCTCAGAAGTGCCATGTCTACTAACAATGCACTCAATCCGCTTACCCTGGATTACCTGGAATTAGTACCGGTATTTTAATAACTTAATAGCGAAGGAATTACATGAGTAATTTTTATAAAAGAATTAAAGAGTTATCATTCCTTTTGGCTCTGGCCAGTACACCTGTTTGTGCTTTTGCTCAACAGACAGATTCAGTTCAAACCGTGTCTGATACTGTAGCGGTTGCCCGTAAACCAGTGGGTGGTGTAATGATAACAGGTACTGTAACAGCAGCGGCAACTAAACTCCCATTGGCTGGAATAAGTGTGAGTATACCTGGTTATTCTGCTGCGCTAACAGATGATAAAGGTAATTTCTCCCTCTCTGTACCCTCCACTGCGTCTACCCTTACCTTAGAAGGAGAAGGCTTTCAGCGGAAAGAAGTGCCAATAAAGGGGAGAAGCAATTTAGCGGTGAGTCTATATGAAGGAAACTTTACTTCTATTTATGATTTAGCAGTTCTACCCAACAGCATCAGTAAGCCAATCAACCAGGTAACTGGGGCAGTAGTGTCATTAGATCCTATTCAACAGAAGTGGAGTACCTCTGCTGAATCGCCGGAGAACTATCTGCAGGGAAAGGTGGCAGGCCTTAATGTGGTTCGTAGGTCTGGTACTCCCGGGATTGGGGCCAACCTTTTTTTAAGAGGCTATTCTTCTCTGTTTACCACTAACCAGCCCCTGATCATTGTAGATGGTATGATCTACGACATGAACGATTATGGTGGTTCCATCATCAAAAATCACTTCACCAACCCACTCTCTAACATTGACATCAAAGACATAGACAACATTACAGTTATCAAAGACGCTGCTTCTATTTATGGTTCAAAAGGAGCAAACGGGGCAATTTTGATTACCACTGGTAGGGCCCAGGAGTTGGCCACGAAGATTGACTTTGCTACTTACGCAGGCGTAAACCTGACGCCCAATCTTATTCCGGTAATGAATGCCTCTAATTACCGCATTTATTTATCTGATGTATTAAAAAGCAGTGGGCTTACAGATAATCAGATCCAGGCGCGGCCCTACATGAATGATGATGTTTCCCGCCTTGGCTATTATACCTATCATAATAATACTAACTGGCAGGAAGAAGTATTAAAAAGAAGCTACAGCCAGAACTATTACATGCGGGTAGTGGGTGGTGATAACATTGCAAAATATGCCTTATCACTTGGAGTATTGGATAGTGACGGCATTGTCCAAAATACAGGTCTCCAGAGGTATAACACCTTGTTTAATGCAGACCTGAACATGACGCCAAAGCTGACGGTAAATTCAAATCTTGCCTTTACTTACAGCGAGCAGAGTTTGGCTGACCAGGGCATCGCTCCGAGTACAAATCCTATCTTCTTAGGATTGATCAAGGCTCCGTTCCTGTCTAAGAATGAAATATCAGACGAGGGTATCACTTCTCCAAACCTTTCTGATACTGATGTATTTAACGTGGGTAACCCCTCTGTTTTAACCAGCAATATCCAAACCAAAGGAATCAACTACCGGTTTTTTGGCTCCGCTAAATTCAACTATGCCTTTACTAAAAATCTGTCAGCCAGCACCCAGTATGGTATTACCTATGATAAAATACGGGAGAGTTTCTTTGTGCCACGCAGAGGAACAAGCGCAGAGCAGTTGGAAAATGCAATTGCTGAAAGCAGAATGGGGGCACAGGTACAAAGATTGTTTGCCACGTTCAGTGACACCCGGCTTGCCTATACCAACACTTTTAACAACATACACAGTGTTGACGGCAGCATAGGCTTTAGATACAGTAAAAACGAAAGTGAATCTGATACTGGTTTAGGGTATAACTCAGCCACAGATGAATTAAGAACGATTAATACCGGAGCTGCTGCCTTACGCAGAGCAGGTGGTGAGATTGGAGATTGGCTTTGGTTGAACTATTATGCCGGTGCTAACTATGGCTTGTTAAGCAAATACTTCCTTTCTTTTAATGTGGCAGTAGATGGTTCTTCCCGCTTCGGGAAAGAGGCGAAAGACGGCATTAGCTTGTTCAATAGAAAGTTCGGGGTATTCCCATCTGTGGGTGCTGCCTGGCTTGTTTCTTCTGAAAACTTTATGGCTGGCGTAGACTTCATTGATATGCTGAAGCTGCGTACCACCTACAGCATAAGCGGTAATGATGACATAGGGAACTATACCGCCCGCCAATACTATGTTTCACAAAGCCTTTTGGATTTCCAGGGTTTGGTAAGGGGCAACATTGGCAACCCAGCCTTGCAATGGGAAACCAACCGTAAGATAAATGCTGGAGTAGATCTGGGTTTTTTCAATGAAAGGCTTTCTGTTAGTGTAGATGCCTACCGTAACGTGACAGATAACATGCTGGTGCGTGAACAACTGATCTCTGCTACCGGATTTGATTTCATGTTTACCAATAACGGTAAAATGTTGAATAAAGGCCTTGAACTTTCTTTAAACAGCCGCCTTGTTAACACGGGCTTCTTCAAATGGGACCTGGGTTTGACACTTTCCAAATACAAAAATGAAGTTACGGACCTGTCTTCTGATCAGTTCATAACTCAGTTTGCGGGTGCCAATATTCTTACCAGAGTGGGCCAGGAAGCAAACTTATTCTATGGTTACAAAACAAATGGTGTTTACACAACTAATGAAGAAGCTGCCCAGTCAGGACTAAGAACCAGAACTCCAAGTGGCGAAGTAGTAGCTTTCCAGGGGGGAGATATGCGTTTTGTTAACTTCAATAACGAGGGTGCCTCTATGGGGGTGATTGACGAAAGCGACATGGTAGTAATAGGAAATCCTAATCCTGATTTTACCGGCATGTTTAACACCCGCCTGGAGTATAAGAGGTTCTCCCTTGATACCTACTTTACTTTCAGCAAAGGCAACGACATTTATAATTATACTAGAGCACAGTTGGAATCTGCTTCCGGAACTGCTAACCAAACAGATGCTGTCATTAACAGATGGAGAACAGACGGCCAGGTAACAGATATGCCAAGAGCTAGCTGGGGAGACCCCGTAGGTAACGCCCGTTTCTCTGACAGATGGATTGAAGACGGCTCTTACCTGCGTTTAAGAACCCTGACCTTGAAATATGACCTGCCGCTGAACACTAAGTACATTAAATCAGCCTCCTTCTATGCTACAGGTAACAACTTGCTGACCTTCTCTAAATACAAAGGATATGATCCTGAGTTTAGCGCCGGAGAAACCATCTTTGCCCAAGGAATAGATGTAGGGATGATTCCTCAGTTTAGATCAGTCCTGCTGGGTGTAAGAATAGGTCTGTAAGCTATAGAGTTCATAAAAGCATTAAGTTAGTAACACATGAAAAATAAATTTATCAGGTCCATAGCTCGTGTAGTGCCCATTGTTCTTCTTGGCTTAAGCACCTTCTCCTGTAGCGATATGCTTGATATAGCGCCTGAAACTACATTAGATGAAGGGCAGGCCTATCAGAATATCTTTGATGCAGATGCGGCGGTAATTGGAGTATATGGCAAGTTCATGAATCTGGCAGAACGGCACGTTGTCTTAAACGAGCTTAGGGCTGATCTGCTGAATGTGACTCCAAACGCAGCTGGTACTCCTGATCTGCTGCAGATCAATTACCACACAGTACAGCCAGAAAATAGATATGCTGATCCAAGGCCTTTCTATGAAGTAATCATCAACTGTAATGATGTTCTGCACAACTTCAACAAGATGGTTAGTGAGAACAAGATCACCAGAGATGAGTACAACCAGCGGTATTCAGATATAGCGGCCCTTAGAAGCTGGGTGTACCTGCAATTAGGTATTCAGTACGGGCGCATACCTTATATCACAGCCCCATTAGCAAAAGTAGATGACCTGACAGACCAGTCTAAGTTCCAGAAAGTTGAATTTGAGGTATTGCTGGACAGCCTAATCTCTGTGACTGAAAAGATACCGCACAAAGACCTGTATCCTACTGGGAGTTCCCTTATGACCAACATAGGAGGATTCAATACCCAAAAGTTTTTTGTGAATAAGCGTCTGGTGTTAGGAGACCTGCATTTATGGAAGGGCAACTATACCCAAGCCGCTACACACTACAGAGTGATCATGGAAACAGGAGCTGCCGACGCCTCAAGAGGAGCCAGGTTCTATGACCAGTATAAAGTAAGCTGGAGCAACCCCTTTAACCATTCAGTAGGTTTTAATGGTAGCCAGACAAACGTCTGGAACTATGAGTGGGTATGGGATTTGCCATTTAGCCCAAATTTTAGCCCTACAAACCCGTTCATCAGGTTATTTGCGAATGCAGGAGGTTCTTATTTACTAAAACCTTCACAGACTGCCATTGATAAATGGGCAAGTCAAACTAGAAACAATTTAACCCCAGGTGATAACAGGGGTGAGTGGGCTGTCACGTACCAATTGGGGCAACCGGTAGTAGGAAAGTATCTGCAGAACTTTAATGCAGCCCTGCCTTTTGAAAACAGAGGCAACTGGTTTCTGGCACGTGCCTCACTGGTACACCTGCGGTTTGCTGAAGCAGCCAACCGGAATGGTCA is part of the Rufibacter tibetensis genome and harbors:
- a CDS encoding fasciclin domain-containing protein, producing MDVFKKLLMLALILAGFSACKDAWEDHTKLNDPALSSNLMQEISINPRTSRFSELLVQTGLSEVLGSSKSFTVWAPSNEALQNLDQNVLNNPDRLKQFVSNHISYQQYFTHTTLPASSQIKTLSGKNIFWNKSAGTVDGARIAVANLYAGNGVLHLIDAPLTPRLNSWEFLIGTNLSPRQKAYMQSLEERVFVDSLAVQTGVDPTTGKPVYDPATGFVQQNQFFQRVYNIANEDSVYTFIMLTDEAYTAEFNRFQKFFATSTADSTNALTNWAVTKDLAFRGIYTKETLPQTLVSRSGVQVSINKNAVVREERTSNGIVLLVNSLTVANQEKIRPIRVEGESIFDIRASRLSHPDRAGNVSIQTRRSAIPGETFRYLRATGHGISGLWLRYVIPNVNSTKYKVYWSVINDFQAASFNQRLVLGTPDATVFPYKAVEASSLPVRQELGEYSVAKYGNLNAFLRSAMSTNNALNPLTLDYLELVPVF
- a CDS encoding SusC/RagA family TonB-linked outer membrane protein translates to MSDTVAVARKPVGGVMITGTVTAAATKLPLAGISVSIPGYSAALTDDKGNFSLSVPSTASTLTLEGEGFQRKEVPIKGRSNLAVSLYEGNFTSIYDLAVLPNSISKPINQVTGAVVSLDPIQQKWSTSAESPENYLQGKVAGLNVVRRSGTPGIGANLFLRGYSSLFTTNQPLIIVDGMIYDMNDYGGSIIKNHFTNPLSNIDIKDIDNITVIKDAASIYGSKGANGAILITTGRAQELATKIDFATYAGVNLTPNLIPVMNASNYRIYLSDVLKSSGLTDNQIQARPYMNDDVSRLGYYTYHNNTNWQEEVLKRSYSQNYYMRVVGGDNIAKYALSLGVLDSDGIVQNTGLQRYNTLFNADLNMTPKLTVNSNLAFTYSEQSLADQGIAPSTNPIFLGLIKAPFLSKNEISDEGITSPNLSDTDVFNVGNPSVLTSNIQTKGINYRFFGSAKFNYAFTKNLSASTQYGITYDKIRESFFVPRRGTSAEQLENAIAESRMGAQVQRLFATFSDTRLAYTNTFNNIHSVDGSIGFRYSKNESESDTGLGYNSATDELRTINTGAAALRRAGGEIGDWLWLNYYAGANYGLLSKYFLSFNVAVDGSSRFGKEAKDGISLFNRKFGVFPSVGAAWLVSSENFMAGVDFIDMLKLRTTYSISGNDDIGNYTARQYYVSQSLLDFQGLVRGNIGNPALQWETNRKINAGVDLGFFNERLSVSVDAYRNVTDNMLVREQLISATGFDFMFTNNGKMLNKGLELSLNSRLVNTGFFKWDLGLTLSKYKNEVTDLSSDQFITQFAGANILTRVGQEANLFYGYKTNGVYTTNEEAAQSGLRTRTPSGEVVAFQGGDMRFVNFNNEGASMGVIDESDMVVIGNPNPDFTGMFNTRLEYKRFSLDTYFTFSKGNDIYNYTRAQLESASGTANQTDAVINRWRTDGQVTDMPRASWGDPVGNARFSDRWIEDGSYLRLRTLTLKYDLPLNTKYIKSASFYATGNNLLTFSKYKGYDPEFSAGETIFAQGIDVGMIPQFRSVLLGVRIGL
- a CDS encoding RagB/SusD family nutrient uptake outer membrane protein; its protein translation is MKNKFIRSIARVVPIVLLGLSTFSCSDMLDIAPETTLDEGQAYQNIFDADAAVIGVYGKFMNLAERHVVLNELRADLLNVTPNAAGTPDLLQINYHTVQPENRYADPRPFYEVIINCNDVLHNFNKMVSENKITRDEYNQRYSDIAALRSWVYLQLGIQYGRIPYITAPLAKVDDLTDQSKFQKVEFEVLLDSLISVTEKIPHKDLYPTGSSLMTNIGGFNTQKFFVNKRLVLGDLHLWKGNYTQAATHYRVIMETGAADASRGARFYDQYKVSWSNPFNHSVGFNGSQTNVWNYEWVWDLPFSPNFSPTNPFIRLFANAGGSYLLKPSQTAIDKWASQTRNNLTPGDNRGEWAVTYQLGQPVVGKYLQNFNAALPFENRGNWFLARASLVHLRFAEAANRNGHSKLAEAFLQRGIKANFTDPNLPTTNPDVTNTQQTFLPAPYNFDAREGTFPFFRGDWYRHIGLRERAGLQIVNFNVPGAQEPLMIRIENALIDEAALELAFEGHRWQDLLRIARRRNDPAFLADKVYDKLIKANDPRAAEVRARLMDPNNWYLPFKM